From one Bacillus sp. FJAT-42376 genomic stretch:
- a CDS encoding MBL fold metallo-hydrolase has translation MNWERIPLGPLQTNCYILSNKEKECIIFDPGSEGIKLNRHIQSRGLKPLAILLTHAHFDHIGAVDEVRDKWNVPVYAHKKEKDWLPSPELNGSHFFQAGPIHARPADEYVQPGKPLAFKEFNFDVLYTPGHSPGSVSYYHKETESVFSGDVLFKEGVGRTDLPGGDHELLMKSIHDQLLNLPENTIVLSGHGTETTIQDEMDRNPFLNGF, from the coding sequence ATGAATTGGGAACGGATTCCGCTAGGTCCGCTGCAAACGAATTGCTATATCTTAAGCAACAAAGAGAAAGAATGTATTATTTTTGATCCCGGAAGCGAAGGGATTAAATTAAACCGCCACATTCAATCCAGGGGGCTCAAGCCACTGGCTATTCTGCTCACACATGCCCATTTCGATCACATCGGGGCTGTAGACGAAGTCCGGGATAAATGGAATGTTCCTGTGTATGCTCATAAAAAGGAAAAAGACTGGCTTCCGTCTCCTGAACTGAATGGATCTCACTTTTTTCAGGCGGGCCCCATCCATGCCAGACCTGCTGATGAATATGTACAGCCTGGAAAACCGCTCGCATTTAAAGAATTTAATTTTGATGTCCTTTATACTCCGGGCCATTCACCTGGAAGTGTTTCTTATTATCATAAAGAAACGGAGTCTGTATTCAGCGGAGATGTTTTGTTTAAAGAGGGGGTAGGGCGTACAGATTTACCGGGAGGAGATCATGAACTTTTAATGAAAAGCATCCATGATCAGCTGCTGAACTTGCCTGAGAATACGATCGTTTTATCCGGACATGGCACTGAAACAACCATTCAGGATGAGATGGATCGGAATCCATTTTTAAACGGGTTTTAA
- a CDS encoding MTH1187 family thiamine-binding protein, with product MPIADVTIIPIGTDTPSVSKHVAGIQSILSGYKEQGKIEYELTPMNTLIEGELPVLFEVIQAIHEAPFQEGISRVATNIRIDDRRDKKTTMKGKIESVQKHMNPST from the coding sequence ATGCCAATCGCTGATGTAACGATTATTCCAATTGGAACGGACACACCGAGTGTAAGCAAGCATGTGGCCGGCATTCAAAGCATTCTCTCAGGATATAAAGAACAGGGGAAAATCGAGTATGAGCTCACTCCAATGAATACACTGATTGAAGGAGAGCTGCCAGTATTATTTGAAGTTATACAGGCTATTCATGAAGCTCCTTTTCAAGAAGGAATATCAAGAGTGGCGACCAATATACGGATTGATGACCGAAGAGATAAGAAAACGACGATGAAGGGCAAGATTGAAAGTGTCCAAAAACATATGAACCCTTCTACATAA
- a CDS encoding YqgQ family protein: protein MKTVYDVRQLLKKYGTIIYIGDRIADLELMEEEVRQLYESKLIETQVFQMALLILRHEAQIERDKQTFK from the coding sequence TTGAAAACGGTTTACGATGTCCGTCAGCTTTTAAAAAAATACGGAACCATTATTTATATTGGAGACCGGATAGCGGATCTTGAGCTCATGGAAGAGGAAGTCAGACAGCTGTACGAATCAAAGCTGATTGAAACGCAAGTTTTTCAGATGGCGCTTCTAATCCTTCGTCATGAAGCACAAATTGAACGTGATAAACAGACTTTTAAATGA
- a CDS encoding M14 family metallocarboxypeptidase — protein MKIKVRKHVRISDLAAHFQIDAVLIEQSNPPLPEWIPSSSIIDIPGYEWVTADEPFPDLYEPDIPMTGKGKAMKVSDDISLRKTEYTSSCFYRDIEKMVLKYPFIRTRIIGNTIRKKPIIEITIGTGARTVHMNASFHANEWITSAVLMDWLEQYANDLVHGKKRYGHPSLQLYTHNSLSIVPMVNPDGVDLVLEGLPEEDNLRKLVLQLNQQSQDFSQWKANIRGVDLNNQYPAYWEIEKERKIPKSPASRDYPGDKPLSEPESIAMAALSQEKEFDRLLCFHTQGEEIYWGYLNKEPEESALIVKEFSILSGYAAVRNIDSHAGYRDWFIHERGRPGYTIELGLGENPLPLDQYNDIRQKGEGIFWAALYM, from the coding sequence TTGAAAATCAAAGTAAGGAAACATGTCCGGATAAGTGATCTTGCTGCGCATTTCCAGATTGATGCTGTATTAATTGAACAGTCCAATCCGCCTCTTCCTGAATGGATACCTTCTTCATCCATAATCGATATACCCGGATATGAATGGGTCACAGCGGATGAGCCTTTCCCTGATTTATATGAACCGGATATCCCCATGACAGGGAAAGGTAAGGCGATGAAAGTTTCAGACGATATTTCATTGAGAAAGACAGAATATACTTCCTCCTGTTTCTATCGCGATATAGAAAAAATGGTTCTAAAGTACCCGTTCATTCGCACTCGTATAATTGGAAATACTATACGAAAAAAGCCTATAATAGAGATAACAATCGGAACAGGTGCCAGAACCGTTCATATGAACGCGTCCTTTCATGCAAACGAATGGATTACTTCTGCCGTCTTAATGGATTGGCTCGAACAGTATGCAAATGATCTTGTTCATGGAAAAAAAAGATACGGCCATCCTTCTCTTCAGCTTTATACTCACAACTCCCTTTCAATAGTTCCTATGGTAAATCCTGATGGGGTAGACCTCGTATTAGAAGGTCTTCCAGAAGAAGACAATCTTCGAAAGCTAGTTCTCCAATTGAATCAGCAATCTCAAGATTTTTCACAATGGAAAGCCAATATTCGAGGGGTAGATTTGAATAATCAATATCCTGCCTACTGGGAGATTGAAAAGGAAAGGAAAATTCCAAAATCTCCGGCCTCCAGAGATTATCCGGGTGATAAGCCCCTTTCCGAGCCCGAATCCATCGCGATGGCAGCATTATCACAAGAAAAAGAGTTTGACCGTCTCCTTTGTTTTCACACCCAGGGGGAAGAAATCTATTGGGGGTATCTGAATAAAGAACCGGAAGAATCTGCATTGATTGTGAAAGAATTTTCTATCCTGAGCGGCTACGCAGCGGTGCGGAATATTGACAGTCACGCAGGCTATCGGGATTGGTTTATCCATGAGCGGGGCCGGCCGGGCTATACAATTGAACTGGGATTGGGAGAGAATCCTTTGCCCCTTGATCAATACAATGACATTAGGCAAAAAGGAGAAGGAATTTTTTGGGCTGCGTTATATATGTAA
- a CDS encoding rhomboid family intramembrane serine protease, producing the protein MALEQDVFYWNIIDQLLDMKYRIITMAEDHEEIWLENPRGAEFQIVRLLRTDADWGTRLEQDMQRAAGMFEEVRKNAGRKSMNVLNVYISAFPPVDDWEHIVEKPYSLGNTVLKNELIYDEKRSSGIMAIEDMLAVRLNNQLPSIKDYEQLQAFKQNTIDKENSRIDQEKQVFSYGTPKLTKILLAIQIILFILMELAGGSQNNQTLVQFGAKFNPYIIEGDWWRLITPMFLHIGFIHLLMNSVALYFIGEAVEKMFGSVRFLIIYFFSGILGTLGSFAFNSSISAGASGAIFGCFGALLYLGVVQRELFLRTIGPNIIVVILINLAIGFTVSNIDNAGHIGGLIGGMAAAFAVQLPSQSKSGRQILAAAACLIFAVSLAAFGYSRWA; encoded by the coding sequence ATGGCTTTAGAGCAAGATGTTTTCTATTGGAATATAATCGATCAGCTGCTGGACATGAAATACAGAATCATTACGATGGCTGAGGATCATGAGGAAATCTGGCTTGAAAATCCCCGGGGAGCTGAATTTCAGATTGTCCGTTTGTTAAGAACGGATGCGGATTGGGGAACCAGGCTCGAACAGGATATGCAGAGAGCTGCAGGCATGTTTGAAGAAGTCAGGAAAAACGCCGGCAGAAAATCCATGAATGTTTTAAATGTATATATTTCGGCTTTTCCCCCGGTGGATGACTGGGAGCATATTGTCGAAAAACCTTATTCCCTCGGAAATACAGTTCTGAAAAATGAATTAATTTATGATGAAAAGCGCTCGAGTGGAATCATGGCGATTGAGGATATGCTAGCAGTCCGCTTAAACAATCAGCTGCCATCCATTAAAGACTATGAACAGCTGCAGGCCTTCAAGCAAAATACAATTGATAAAGAAAATAGTAGGATTGATCAGGAAAAACAGGTTTTCTCATATGGAACACCGAAACTGACAAAAATCTTGCTTGCTATTCAGATCATTCTATTTATCCTGATGGAGTTAGCAGGCGGAAGCCAGAACAATCAGACCCTTGTTCAATTCGGGGCAAAATTTAATCCGTACATCATAGAGGGAGACTGGTGGAGATTAATTACCCCTATGTTTCTGCACATCGGCTTTATCCATCTGCTGATGAATTCTGTTGCCCTTTATTTCATTGGAGAAGCTGTCGAGAAAATGTTTGGATCGGTGAGATTCCTTATTATTTACTTTTTCTCGGGAATTTTAGGTACGTTAGGGAGCTTCGCTTTCAATTCCTCGATTTCTGCAGGGGCTTCAGGAGCTATTTTCGGCTGCTTTGGAGCTCTCTTATATCTCGGAGTCGTTCAGCGTGAATTATTTCTTAGAACCATTGGACCGAATATTATCGTTGTGATCCTCATTAATCTTGCCATCGGCTTTACCGTTTCCAATATCGATAATGCCGGACATATTGGCGGGCTGATTGGCGGCATGGCAGCTGCCTTTGCTGTCCAGCTTCCTTCACAATCGAAATCCGGCAGGCAGATTCTTGCCGCCGCAGCGTGTCTGATTTTTGCGGTCTCACTGGCAGCATTCGGCTATTCAAGATGGGCATAA
- a CDS encoding DUF2759 domain-containing protein: MGLVIIFSLISLLAVYGLYRAFKEKNMLSMLFCLATFGVFGWFTVMTVLHHGFPTHH; this comes from the coding sequence ATGGGGTTAGTCATTATCTTTTCATTGATTTCGCTGTTAGCAGTATATGGATTATACCGGGCCTTTAAGGAAAAAAACATGCTTTCTATGCTGTTTTGTCTGGCCACTTTCGGTGTATTTGGCTGGTTCACTGTTATGACGGTGCTTCATCATGGATTTCCGACACATCATTAA
- a CDS encoding 5-formyltetrahydrofolate cyclo-ligase produces the protein MNKTMIRENMKILLNQMSRKQYTEYSAAIEEKFFQSSLWKNSHTIGLTISQNREADTRNIIEKGWEKGKRMAVPKCFPDRKEMEFRIITSFEQLETVYYGLKEPIPNQTERVEKNEIDVMAVPGIGFDPRGYRIGYGGGYYDRYLKDYPGKTVSLAFSFQVLPFIPSEIFDVPVQRILTEKEVLHCRE, from the coding sequence ATGAATAAAACCATGATCAGGGAGAACATGAAAATTCTCCTCAATCAAATGAGCCGGAAGCAATATACGGAGTATTCGGCAGCCATTGAAGAAAAGTTTTTTCAGTCCTCACTATGGAAAAATTCGCACACAATCGGGTTAACGATCTCTCAAAACAGGGAAGCAGATACAAGGAACATCATCGAGAAAGGCTGGGAGAAAGGGAAGCGGATGGCGGTACCCAAATGTTTTCCTGACCGAAAAGAGATGGAATTCAGAATCATTACTTCTTTTGAGCAGCTCGAAACCGTTTATTACGGACTGAAGGAGCCGATTCCAAATCAGACGGAACGAGTGGAAAAAAATGAAATAGACGTAATGGCTGTCCCTGGCATTGGTTTTGATCCCAGAGGATACAGAATAGGGTATGGGGGAGGATACTATGATCGGTATTTAAAAGATTACCCGGGCAAAACCGTGTCTTTAGCTTTTTCCTTTCAAGTACTTCCTTTTATTCCTTCTGAAATCTTTGATGTGCCTGTTCAAAGAATTCTAACTGAAAAAGAGGTGCTTCATTGCCGTGAGTAA
- the rpmG gene encoding 50S ribosomal protein L33, producing MRVNITLACTDCGERNYISKKNKRNNPDRMELKKYCSREKKMTVHRETK from the coding sequence ATGCGTGTGAATATTACACTTGCTTGCACTGACTGTGGTGAGCGTAACTATATCTCTAAAAAGAATAAACGTAATAACCCGGATCGTATGGAGCTTAAAAAATATTGCTCCAGAGAGAAAAAAATGACAGTGCACCGCGAAACGAAGTAA
- a CDS encoding DUF2626 domain-containing protein: protein MDRMFRVLGFWTGIFAVMFYLGGMEETSLLFFAQTVFFVFLSYLKLSERMYIYIFGAYLTVFFVGFTYWTTFMMVPGQGGH, encoded by the coding sequence ATGGATCGGATGTTTCGTGTGCTCGGATTCTGGACTGGGATCTTTGCAGTCATGTTTTACTTAGGGGGAATGGAAGAAACCTCATTGCTTTTCTTTGCACAAACGGTATTTTTTGTCTTTTTATCCTATCTTAAATTATCAGAGCGCATGTACATTTATATTTTCGGTGCTTATTTAACGGTTTTCTTTGTTGGCTTTACGTACTGGACTACATTTATGATGGTTCCTGGTCAAGGGGGCCATTAA
- a CDS encoding DUF92 domain-containing protein, whose protein sequence is MSNPIHILGLLIIACISIAGWRIRSLTGSGAAAAFITGVLIYLGYGFQGLFLLGAFFASSSLLSKYKRNRKMVLDEMLEKGDRRDSIQVMANGGISSIASFLFWLTGADLWTAVFCTSIAAANSDTWASEIGTLSRKAPRMLLSFKKTVRGTSGAVSPLGTIAAAAGALFIAILSVFIFQLSWRWGLMIAVLGFFGNLADTLLGGSVQVKYKCPVCGKVTEKRIHCSKEGRVVQGNSFFNNDVVNILSISIAALLSVCVFIIF, encoded by the coding sequence GTGAGTAATCCCATACATATTTTAGGACTGCTAATCATCGCATGTATATCAATTGCAGGGTGGAGAATACGATCTTTGACTGGGAGCGGTGCGGCTGCTGCTTTTATAACAGGAGTTCTGATTTACTTAGGATATGGCTTTCAAGGTCTTTTTTTGCTGGGTGCATTTTTTGCAAGCTCCAGCTTATTAAGTAAATACAAGAGGAACAGGAAAATGGTGCTTGACGAGATGCTTGAAAAGGGAGACCGGCGTGATTCAATTCAAGTAATGGCGAATGGCGGAATTTCTTCTATTGCCAGCTTTCTGTTTTGGCTGACCGGCGCAGATTTATGGACAGCGGTCTTTTGTACCTCCATTGCAGCAGCGAATTCAGATACTTGGGCTTCAGAAATAGGAACATTAAGCAGGAAAGCGCCAAGGATGCTGCTTTCTTTTAAGAAAACAGTTCGCGGTACATCCGGCGCAGTCTCTCCTCTTGGTACAATCGCTGCGGCAGCAGGAGCTCTTTTTATTGCCATTCTTTCTGTCTTTATTTTTCAGCTTAGCTGGAGATGGGGATTAATGATCGCTGTACTTGGCTTTTTCGGAAACCTTGCCGATACACTCCTTGGAGGTTCTGTGCAGGTGAAATACAAATGTCCGGTATGCGGAAAAGTAACGGAGAAGAGAATTCATTGCAGCAAAGAAGGAAGAGTCGTTCAGGGAAATTCCTTTTTTAATAATGATGTTGTAAATATTCTTTCTATCAGTATTGCGGCTCTTTTGTCGGTCTGTGTATTTATAATTTTTTAG
- a CDS encoding SAM-dependent methyltransferase: MVNVIFKNIERNKGFLPFDDYMEMSLYDPDAGYYMSRHPKIGKEGDFYTTSSVSKLYGVLVARWFIKKTETGEIPPVFCEAGSGTGKFIRAFLEEWEKQSPDSYKEGKVFCIEKSPYHSLRLQHLNVSILSSLSELPDEFSGVIFSNELFDAMPVKLVEMDNGQPVEIGVGTDDHGSLVFKQKEGKQDYLIAQYLEWSGIKLQEGYRAEVPLAMLCMLEEMNHKMRDAYVITADYGHFSEQLNTRREGTIRGFKNHTLISNPLAYPFEMDLTYDIPLDVYLKKTGEFGWQDISVQKQSDFFWGNGLSDFLEDTYDPNPFSGTAKQNRAIRSLLSQEGMSESFYIMIHKKRG, from the coding sequence ATGGTGAACGTTATATTTAAAAACATCGAGAGAAACAAAGGATTTCTGCCCTTTGATGATTACATGGAGATGTCTTTGTACGATCCGGATGCCGGCTATTACATGTCCAGGCATCCTAAAATCGGCAAAGAAGGGGACTTTTACACAACGAGTTCTGTATCAAAATTATATGGTGTCCTTGTTGCAAGATGGTTTATAAAAAAAACAGAGACCGGGGAAATTCCTCCGGTCTTTTGTGAAGCTGGAAGCGGAACGGGGAAGTTCATCCGCGCTTTTTTAGAAGAATGGGAGAAGCAGTCTCCCGATTCGTATAAAGAAGGCAAGGTTTTTTGTATAGAAAAAAGTCCTTATCATTCTCTCCGCCTTCAGCATCTCAATGTAAGCATTCTATCCTCGCTCAGTGAGCTTCCGGACGAATTTTCAGGCGTAATCTTCTCGAACGAACTATTTGATGCGATGCCTGTAAAACTTGTGGAAATGGACAATGGACAGCCAGTGGAAATTGGCGTAGGCACGGATGATCATGGCTCGCTCGTTTTCAAACAAAAAGAAGGGAAGCAGGATTACCTGATTGCCCAGTATTTGGAATGGTCAGGGATTAAACTGCAGGAAGGTTATAGAGCGGAGGTTCCTTTAGCCATGCTGTGTATGCTCGAAGAGATGAATCACAAGATGCGCGATGCCTATGTCATTACTGCGGACTATGGCCACTTCTCTGAACAGCTGAATACGAGAAGGGAAGGAACCATCCGGGGATTTAAAAATCACACTCTTATTTCGAATCCCCTGGCTTATCCATTTGAAATGGACCTTACCTATGATATTCCTTTGGATGTTTATTTAAAAAAGACAGGAGAATTTGGGTGGCAGGATATTTCTGTACAAAAACAATCCGACTTTTTTTGGGGTAACGGCCTTTCTGACTTTCTTGAAGATACGTATGATCCGAACCCTTTTTCCGGCACAGCAAAGCAGAACCGGGCAATTAGATCTCTTCTCTCGCAGGAAGGGATGAGTGAATCATTCTACATTATGATTCATAAGAAAAGAGGCTGA
- a CDS encoding ROK family glucokinase, with the protein MSEKWLVGVDLGGTTIKMAFISLYGELIEKWEIPTDKTGKNITLDIAKAIDAKLSQIGETKSKLAGIGMGAPGPVDLISGLVYQTVNLGWLNYPLKDHLEVETGLPAVIDNDANIAAIGEMWKGAGDGAKDVILVTLGTGVGGGIISNGDVIHGVNGAGGEIGHITSIPEGGAPCNCGKTGCLETIASATGIVRLAKEKLSGTDQESLLRTTLKEKGDISSKDVFEFAAKGDAISQEVVEFVSFHLGLSLSSLANGLNPEKIVIGGGVSKAGEYLRVHVEKYFKQYAFPRVGEGAGIEIATLGNDAGVIGGAWLAKTMLTDY; encoded by the coding sequence ATGAGTGAAAAATGGCTGGTTGGAGTAGATTTAGGCGGGACCACAATTAAAATGGCATTTATTTCTCTATATGGAGAATTGATTGAAAAGTGGGAAATTCCCACTGATAAAACTGGAAAAAACATTACCCTTGATATTGCAAAAGCAATTGATGCGAAGTTAAGCCAGATTGGAGAAACGAAATCCAAGCTTGCCGGAATCGGTATGGGAGCGCCTGGTCCGGTTGACCTCATTTCAGGCCTTGTTTACCAGACGGTTAACCTCGGATGGCTGAACTATCCATTAAAAGACCATCTTGAAGTCGAAACAGGCCTTCCGGCAGTTATCGATAATGATGCAAATATCGCTGCAATCGGTGAAATGTGGAAGGGAGCCGGCGATGGCGCCAAGGATGTCATATTAGTGACCCTCGGAACAGGAGTGGGCGGAGGCATCATTTCAAATGGTGATGTCATTCATGGTGTAAATGGAGCCGGCGGAGAAATCGGCCATATTACCTCTATTCCCGAAGGCGGAGCACCATGCAATTGCGGAAAAACCGGATGCCTTGAGACCATTGCTTCGGCCACCGGAATTGTCAGACTGGCAAAAGAAAAATTAAGCGGAACGGATCAGGAAAGCCTTTTAAGAACCACGCTAAAAGAAAAAGGGGACATTTCTTCAAAAGATGTATTTGAATTTGCCGCAAAAGGCGACGCCATCTCCCAAGAGGTTGTAGAGTTTGTATCTTTCCATCTCGGACTTTCGCTTTCAAGCCTTGCGAACGGCTTAAATCCTGAAAAAATTGTAATCGGAGGCGGAGTTTCAAAAGCCGGGGAATACCTTCGAGTCCACGTTGAAAAATACTTTAAACAATATGCCTTCCCAAGAGTCGGTGAAGGGGCTGGCATTGAGATTGCCACTCTCGGCAATGATGCAGGTGTGATTGGCGGAGCGTGGCTTGCTAAAACCATGCTGACAGATTATTAA
- a CDS encoding LTA synthase family protein, translated as MRKNSISKISFLLIATLFMWLKTYIVYKTSFEIKIENWKQEFILFINPVSFLLFIYGIGLFMKEKNRNRYVFIVSIVLTVVLLANMVFYRFFNDFLTIPVLFQSSNMGDLGSSISSLFQPVDLLLFVDLIILFWLLRKPAFRSEERATRKERSAYYLMVAAIFFFNLGLAETERPQLLTRSFDREMLVKNISVYNFHVYDGIIQSKTSAQRAMADSTNLTEIQNYIKANKKEPNQDLKGIAKGRNVIIVSLESTQSFVMNETLNGKEITPYLNDLAKQSYNFTNFYHQTGQGKTSDAEFLVENSLYPLGRGAVFFTNPDNEYNAAPEIMKQNGYTTAAFHANNKSFWNRDLMYHSFGYDKFYDVNSYKVTPETSVGWGLKDTEFFEQTADHMKEMKKPFYSKSITLTNHFPFELDEKDQTIDKFDSNSKTLNNYFTTVKYEDDSVKRFIEKLKEDGVYDNSIIVFYGDHYGISENHNEAMAKFLGKEVTPFESQQLQRVPFIVHIPGVTDKNPKEIDTVGGQIDIRPTLMNLLGIDTKDQVEFGNDLFSKDRLPFTVMRDGSFVTDKYVYTDNICYDKSTGQPAQDKEVCEPYVAKAKKELDYSDKIIYSDLLRFYNKEDDKKASAE; from the coding sequence ATGCGTAAAAATTCAATATCAAAAATTTCATTTTTACTCATAGCGACATTATTTATGTGGCTGAAAACTTACATTGTCTATAAAACTAGCTTTGAAATTAAAATTGAAAACTGGAAACAGGAGTTTATTCTTTTTATTAATCCGGTGAGCTTTTTGCTGTTCATTTACGGAATCGGACTATTCATGAAGGAAAAAAACAGAAACAGGTACGTGTTTATTGTCAGCATCGTGCTGACCGTTGTCCTGCTTGCCAATATGGTGTTTTACCGTTTCTTCAATGATTTCCTGACCATTCCGGTTTTATTCCAGTCAAGCAACATGGGTGACCTCGGAAGCAGTATCTCATCATTATTCCAGCCGGTTGACTTATTGCTCTTTGTTGATTTGATTATTCTGTTCTGGCTGCTTCGCAAGCCGGCATTCCGGTCTGAGGAACGGGCAACACGCAAAGAGCGCTCAGCCTATTATTTAATGGTTGCAGCCATCTTTTTCTTTAATCTTGGACTTGCTGAAACGGAGCGTCCCCAGCTTCTGACAAGGTCATTTGACAGGGAGATGCTTGTTAAAAACATCAGTGTATACAACTTCCATGTTTATGATGGAATTATCCAGTCCAAAACTTCTGCACAGCGTGCAATGGCAGACAGCACCAATTTAACAGAGATTCAAAACTATATTAAAGCAAATAAAAAAGAACCGAATCAGGATTTGAAAGGAATTGCGAAAGGACGAAATGTGATCATTGTATCGCTGGAATCTACACAGTCCTTTGTGATGAATGAAACGTTAAACGGCAAGGAAATTACTCCTTACTTGAATGATTTGGCCAAACAAAGCTACAATTTCACCAATTTTTATCATCAGACAGGACAAGGGAAGACATCCGATGCTGAATTCCTGGTTGAAAATTCCCTCTATCCGCTTGGCCGGGGAGCCGTGTTCTTCACGAATCCCGATAATGAATACAATGCGGCACCAGAAATCATGAAGCAGAATGGTTACACAACCGCAGCATTCCATGCGAATAATAAATCATTCTGGAACCGCGATCTTATGTATCATTCGTTTGGATATGATAAGTTTTATGATGTAAACAGCTACAAGGTTACCCCTGAAACATCTGTAGGATGGGGATTAAAAGACACAGAGTTCTTTGAACAGACAGCTGATCATATGAAAGAAATGAAAAAGCCTTTCTATTCTAAATCAATCACATTGACGAATCATTTCCCGTTTGAATTAGACGAGAAAGATCAGACCATTGATAAGTTCGATTCAAACAGTAAAACGCTGAATAATTATTTTACGACTGTGAAATATGAAGATGATTCAGTAAAACGTTTCATTGAAAAACTTAAGGAAGACGGGGTATATGATAACTCCATCATCGTCTTCTATGGAGATCATTACGGCATTTCCGAAAATCATAACGAAGCGATGGCGAAGTTCCTTGGCAAAGAAGTAACGCCATTTGAATCCCAGCAGCTTCAGCGTGTTCCGTTTATCGTCCACATTCCGGGTGTAACGGATAAAAATCCAAAGGAAATTGATACAGTGGGAGGACAGATCGATATCCGTCCAACATTGATGAATTTACTTGGAATTGACACGAAGGATCAAGTAGAATTCGGAAATGACTTGTTTTCTAAAGATCGTCTGCCATTTACAGTTATGCGTGACGGAAGTTTTGTAACGGACAAGTATGTATATACAGATAATATCTGCTACGATAAGAGCACAGGCCAGCCTGCCCAGGATAAAGAGGTTTGTGAGCCTTATGTTGCGAAAGCGAAAAAAGAACTTGACTACTCTGATAAAATCATCTACAGCGATTTGCTCAGATTTTATAATAAAGAAGATGACAAAAAAGCATCTGCTGAATAA